A single region of the Aquarana catesbeiana isolate 2022-GZ linkage group LG07, ASM4218655v1, whole genome shotgun sequence genome encodes:
- the LOC141102300 gene encoding uncharacterized protein, with protein MEKDSDIDVYLLLFEITCRQYHLPPAQWARYLTPGLRGKALDAYVALSEEQCDDYAALKAAIIQKFQLTPEVYRKRFRSLQKGPGDSYMDVVGRLRTTFRQWTKGLEADSFESLEDLMIEDQLLHICPTDVRQFVLERKPASAKAAAELADTYIHSRVSDHRKAPLNGWKGGKSHTATPPLPTKQLPQQPEPAAPGAKAFLTDKRKCYNCGGAGHLRTQCPEQKKTTSPGHPASNPSAVLLISGKPPRTNANLQPVIVGHRTVTGFRDTGAEVTLVRPEVIEETDIIPEKFLTLTGVGGTRSRVPHAYVFIDWGAGSGMREVGVSKEIPTAVLLGADLGTLVSYYAPAKSTQDAPTELSGPTKVLFTDVGVISGQPVDGQRGGEGGVEVQGSSSPTEGEEAPLHVPISNACVADVKNVITECNDVMSLLEVTHNAGRVEKIESLVAEPRSGPGGPIPDSDPEYSALTTPQQLSLCVTGRLVGTCSPTPQPALLRDKGFAVFRRPAVSSPAEKNKQKHDRDSGQRGCTGLQEGGLETERVKQLLTVSSQPKGNVLKVSPDMVCEGPGEIRKARVGVKHNGLWPNLMFTQCPSTAPVIGRDRIPEWKELGALLELIADTQGVGLGLQSHSPFLPLQAPMMLAVLTACRVWVMGNPGRAPHGVHKVGYRVYPPLTLAAHLALQEAQRGGAKETEEIMQLGVIQGARTVWAPLVVLVPKKDQTTRFCVDYRKLNAITTADAYSMPRIDELLDRLAAAHYITITDLSRGYWQIPLAPEAREKSAFITPFGLFEFTVMPFGMKNVPATFQRVMNDLLEGLETFAVAYLDDIAVPRQHLKPILNSSDQATFFNCSCSSSDAHVPIVVAFGYGHESEWAP; from the exons atggaaaaggacagtgacattgacgtgtatctactgttgTTTGAAataacttgccgtcagtaccatctgcccccagcacaatgggcccggtacctgacgccagggctacgaggcaaggccctggatgcttatgtcgcactgtcagaagaacagtgcgacgattatgcggccctaaaggctgcaatcatccaaaagtttcagctaaccccggaagtgtaccggaagcgttttaggtccttgcaaaaggggcctggggactcatacatggatgtggtaggtcgcttacgcaccacattccggcagtggactaaaggcttggaagccgattcttttgaatccctggaagatcttatgattgaagatcaacttttgcacatctgtcctacagacgtcagacagtttgtgctggagcgaaagccagcctccgccaaagcagcagcagaactggcagatacctatatccactctcgggtatctgaccatcgcaaggctcctctgaatggctggaaaggagggaaatcgcacacggcaacccctcctctgcctaccaaacaacttcctcagcagccggaacctgcagctcctggagccaaggccttcctaactgacaaacgcaaatgttacaactgtgggggagccggacatctcaggacgcagtgccctgagcagaagaagacgacatcacctggccatccggctagcaacccttccgctgtgctgctcatcagtgggaaacctcccagaaccaatgccaacttgcagccagtcattgtaggccaccggactgtaacaggctttcgtgacactGGAGCCGAAGTCAccttggtcagaccagaggttatagaagaaacagacatcatcccagagaagttccttaccctcaccggagtcgGGGGGACCCGCTCACGAGTACCCCATGCCTATGTTTTCATTGATTGGGGTGCTggaagtgggatgagagaagtgggagtctcgaaggagatccccactgcggtgttgttgggtgctgatttaggtacccttgtttcttactatgcccctgctaaaagcacccaggatgctcccacagaactctctggacctaccaaggtactgtttacagatgttggggtaatatctgggcaacctgtagatggacagagggggggggagggtggagtggaggttcaggggtcttcttcacctacagaaggagaggaggcccccttgcatgtgccaatatcaaatgcttgtgtagctgatgttaagaatgtaattactgaatgtaatgatgttatgtcgttgttggaggtcacccacaatgctgggagggtggagaagatagagtctctggtggcagagcccaggagtggcccaggtggccccattcctgactctgacccagagtattctgccttgactacaccccagcagttgtccttgtgtgtcacaggacggctggttggtacttgtagtcccacgcctcagccagcactgctgagagacaaaggctttgcagtgttccgcaggccagctgttagctcccctgctgagaaaaataaacaaaagcatgacagggacagtgggcagagaggctgtactggtctacaggaaggaggcctggagactgaaagggttaaacagttgctcactgtgtccagtcagcctaaggggaatgtgttgaaggtgtcacctgatatggtctgtgaaggtccaggtgaaatcaggaaggccagggttggaGTGAAACACAATGGTTTGTGGCCTAACTTGATGTTCACACAATGTCCCAGCACAGCGCCTGTCATTGGCAGAGACCGTATACCTGAATGGAAAGAGTTAGGTGCCCTGCTAGAACTGATAGCTGACACTCAGGGAGTGGGCTTAGGCCTTCAGTCCCACTCACCTTTCCTTCCCCTCCAGGCACCCATGATGCTGGCAGTGCTTACGGCATGCCGTGTTTGGGTCATGGGAAACCCTGGGAGGGCACCCCATGGCGTCCACAAGGTGGGCTACCGGGTGTATCCTCCCCTCACCCTTGCAGCCCACCTTGCCTTGCAGGAGGCGCAGAGAGGCGGggcaaaggagactgaggaaattatgcAGTTAGGGGTCATTCAGGGAGCTCGGACAGTCTGGGCGCCACTggtagtcttggtccccaaaaaggaccagacgaccaggttctgtgtggactaccggaagctaaatgccatcactactgcagatgcctactccatgccccggattgatgagttgttagataggctggcggccgcccatTATATAACAATTacggatctgagcagggggtactggcaaattcctctggcccctgaggctcgggaaaagtcggccttcatcaccccattcggattgttcgagtttaccgtcatgccgtttgggatgaagaatgtcccagctaccttccagagagtcatgaatgacttactggaggggctggaaacctttgccgtagcctacctggatgacatcgccgt GCCAAGACAACACCTCAAACCaatcttgaattcatcagaccaggccaccttcttcaatTGCTcgtgctccagttctgatgctcatgtgcccattgtagttGCTTTTGGCTATGGACA